DNA sequence from the Paenibacillus physcomitrellae genome:
GACATCGATCCGCCGCTCTTTTTCTTTGATCGTTTTGATCGTCTTGTGTAAGCCGGCGTAATCGGCAAGATTTGCCGTCTTATAAACCCGCAGCTGCCCTTTTGCGGCCGCTTGCCCGATCTGCTTATCGTCCGACGGAAAGTCGGAGCGGGTCAAAGCAATTACCTGCCAATCCTCCGACAGCAGCTTTCGGGTTAACTCAAGGCCGATCCCGGCATTTGCGCCTGTTATCAATGCGATATTTTCAAGCTGGCTGTTATCATTCATCCTAAATCTCCTCCTGTTAGCGGGACATTTCCCTGATAGCGCACATTCTAGAAGCTGGAGCCGACTCCAAGTCAAGGCGTGGGAGGAAAGTTTTTTTCTGAAAGGGTGAAACTTGACCTGGAGCCGGCTCCAAGTTGTATAATGCATGAAACACAATTTTCGGGAGGGAACAGAATGAAAGAAGAGCTGGCTTACGGAATAAAGCAGACCTCCAGGCTTACCGGGATTCCTGAAGATACGATCCGTTATTATGAGAAGATATCGCTGCTTCCCCACATTGAACGCAAAGAGAACGGGCACCGCGTCTACCGGCAGGAGGATATTCAAACGATCCGCCTGTTGTCCTGCCTGAAGAAAACCGGGATGCCGCTCGAAGAAATGCGGCCTTTTCTGGCGGTTTCGGCGGATGCTGATCCGGCGGAGTATCCTGAGCTGGTGGAGCACCTGAGAGGTCACCGGGAGAATATCGTCAGCCAAATCGCTTCCCTGCAGCAGGTAGTCGATTTTATCGATATGAAGCTGGAGGAAGGGAGGTACCGGGGAGACTGTCTTGATGAAACGCTGGCGGAAGAAGAGCGGGGAGAGACGGAAGGGGAAGCAAGGTCCGTTTCTCCGGTTCAGATGAGCTATTTTCCGGTAACGTCTGCAAAGGACCGTGCAATTTAAACGATGAACCCATCAGCGGAATTAAAAAAGAAAGGGACGCGCCAGCTAGGGTTTAGGCATCGTCCCTTAAAGGTTCTAAATTAAGTTAGAGTATAATGATACACCTCAAACGTCTGCAGGGTCGGGTACCAGCGGGACTGCTCAATGACGAGACGAATCCGGCGTGCCGCGACAGGCGGAAAGCGGCAGATATGCTTGTAGCCGATCACCGTTCCTTTATAAATCGGCCGCCAGCAGGCTTCTGATTCGTTGGCTCGCGCTCGCTCGCTCTTGGACATCTCATCCGCCGCTGTATCTCTGTTCACATTTCCGACCTCAAGAACTTCCTCGTCCTCTAAAACCTCGATCCGGAAAGCTTCAACCCGCTGCCCGACCGAAATATGCTCCTGCAATACGATCCGGTTAAACGTTTGTGTCTCGCCAAGATCAAATTCCAGTTCTGCCTGCTCGGCTCCTTCGGGTGCCGACCAGTAGGTATCCGAAGCGCTAAAGACCGCCGGGCCACCATGCTCGGCGTCAAGACTGGCGGAGGTTTTGACCGCCGCATTCGCTGCCAGATTGCGGCTGTACAGCCTGCGAATGCGTTCGCCAAGCCCGGCCAGGCTGCGCACATCCTGCTCGTGAATGAGCCCCCGGCGGTCCGGCGGCAGGTTGAGCAGGAAAGCGGAGTTGCCGCCAACCGTCCGCTCGTACAGCTCCATCAGCTCATCCGGCGATTTGACCTTGTCATCCTCCGAAGCATGGTAGAACCAGCCGGGGCGGATGGAGGTATTCACTTCGGCCGGATACCACACTAGCGCCTCCGACTTCTCGATAATGCTGCGGCTGCCAAGATCGTCTTCATCGGAATTGATGCGGGAAGCAAAGGTCCCGTCATCCTCGGACTGCGACTTCTCCTGGATTTTCTCGTTATCCTGCAGGCTTGCGGGCACCACACTCCATTCGGAGGTGCGGGTATGTCCGGCTTCATTGCCGCACCAGCGCACATCCGGCCCACAGACCGATATAACGGCATTCGGCTGATGCTCCCGGATCATGGCGTAATAGCGGTCCCAGTCATAGACCTGCCGTTTGCCGTTCGGGCCTTCGCCGCAGGCGCCGTCAAACCAGACGCTGAACAGCTCGCCGTAGCCGGTCAGCAGCTCGGTTAACTGCTTGGCGAAGAAGTTGTTGTAGGCGTCTGAATCCCCGTAGCTCGGCTCGTGCCGGTCCCACGGAGAGAGATAGATGCCGAATTTCAGTCCGGCTTCCCGGCAGGCGTCCGATACTTCGCGGACAAGATCGCCTTTGCCGCCCCGCCAAGGACTGTTCTTCACGGAATGCTCCGTCACCGCGCTGGGCCATAAGCAGAAGCCGTCGTGATGTTTGCAGGTCAGGATCAGGGCTTTCATGCCGGCCGATTTGCAGGCTGCCACCCACTGGCGGGCATCCAGCTCTGTCGGCTGAAAAAGGGCGGGAGACTCGTCACCGAGTCCCCATTCCCGGTCCGTGA
Encoded proteins:
- a CDS encoding MerR family transcriptional regulator yields the protein MKEELAYGIKQTSRLTGIPEDTIRYYEKISLLPHIERKENGHRVYRQEDIQTIRLLSCLKKTGMPLEEMRPFLAVSADADPAEYPELVEHLRGHRENIVSQIASLQQVVDFIDMKLEEGRYRGDCLDETLAEEERGETEGEARSVSPVQMSYFPVTSAKDRAI
- a CDS encoding alpha-L-fucosidase, with product MAISIREAARVKPAPRQLAWQSLEFYAFIHFTVNTFTDREWGLGDESPALFQPTELDARQWVAACKSAGMKALILTCKHHDGFCLWPSAVTEHSVKNSPWRGGKGDLVREVSDACREAGLKFGIYLSPWDRHEPSYGDSDAYNNFFAKQLTELLTGYGELFSVWFDGACGEGPNGKRQVYDWDRYYAMIREHQPNAVISVCGPDVRWCGNEAGHTRTSEWSVVPASLQDNEKIQEKSQSEDDGTFASRINSDEDDLGSRSIIEKSEALVWYPAEVNTSIRPGWFYHASEDDKVKSPDELMELYERTVGGNSAFLLNLPPDRRGLIHEQDVRSLAGLGERIRRLYSRNLAANAAVKTSASLDAEHGGPAVFSASDTYWSAPEGAEQAELEFDLGETQTFNRIVLQEHISVGQRVEAFRIEVLEDEEVLEVGNVNRDTAADEMSKSERARANESEACWRPIYKGTVIGYKHICRFPPVAARRIRLVIEQSRWYPTLQTFEVYHYTLT